Proteins found in one Cheilinus undulatus linkage group 9, ASM1832078v1, whole genome shotgun sequence genomic segment:
- the alkbh3 gene encoding alpha-ketoglutarate-dependent dioxygenase alkB homolog 3 — MSDKRQRARVQGSWAKQVPKHSRPIGAIQNNQQPKGVNTAPAAWGCGPQKTQKTFEFHQPVKPVREVPPEKVIEKAGGYEISHGPSGVSRLQLLPGFLTPEEADWMFSKLLAELPWSQKTNYRQGEAYDEPRLTCWYGELPYTYSRSTMAPNSQWHPLLLTLREAVEQVSRHSFNSLLCNLYRDGHDSIGWHSDDEASLGEKPTIASLSLGDTRVFSLRKQPPPEENGDYTYVERIRVPLSHGTLLLMSGATQDDWQHQVAKEYHDRGPRINLTFRTIYPEPEGHRAGTKIRFTATQP; from the exons ATGTCAGATAAACGTCAGCGTGCCAGAGTCCAGGGATCCTGGGCCAAACAAGTGCCAAAACACTCCAGGCCAATTG gTGCCATCCAAAACAACCAGCAGCCTAAAGGCGTCAACACAGCTCCTGCTGCGTGGGGATGTGGAccacagaaaacacagaaaacgtTTGAGTTTCACCAGCCTGTGAAG CCAGTCAGAGAGGTTCCACCAGAGAAGGTGATAGA AAAAGCAGGTGGTTATGAGATTAGCCATGGACCATCAGGAGTGTCAAG actgcagctgctgcctggatTTCTTACCCCAGAAGAGGCTGACTGGATGTTCAGTAAGCTGCTAGCAGAGCTTCCCTGGTCTCAGAAGACAAACTACAGACAGG GTGAGGCGTATGACGAGCCCAGGTTAACCTGCTGGTATGGAGAGTTGCCGTATACGTATTCTCGCTCCACCATGGCTCCAAACTCACAG TGGCATCCCTTGCTGTTAACCCTTCGTGAGGCAGTGGAGCAGGTGAGCAGACACAGCTTCAATTCACTGCTGTGTAACCTTTACCGGGACGGCCACGACAGCATCGGCTGGCACAGTGACGACGAGGCGTCTTTGGGTGAGAAGCCCACCATCGCCTCCCTCAGTCTGGGTGATACGAGAGTGTTCAGCCTCCGTAAGCAGCCTCCACCG GAGGAAAATGGAGATTACACATATGTGGAGCGGATTCGCGTTCCTCTGAGTCACGGGACACTTCTGCTGATGTCAGGAGCCACACAAGATGACTGGCAG CATCAAGTGGCCAAAGAGTACCATGACCGTGGACCTCGAATCAATCTGACCTTCAGAACCATTTACCCAGAGCCCGAGGGGCACAGGGCAGGGACCAAGATACGATTCACAGCCACACAACCGTAA